Proteins found in one Rhodovulum sp. MB263 genomic segment:
- a CDS encoding response regulator transcription factor: MSTLKKILLVDDDTDLREALSEQLVMTEDFDVFEAGSGVEAMEKARSAIYELVILDVGLPDTDGRELCRLMRKQGVKCPILMLTGHDSDADTILGLDSGANDYVVKPFKFPVLLARIRAQLRQHEQSEDAVFQLGPYTFKPAMKMLITEDDRKIRLTEKETNILKFLYRASEGVVARDVLLHEVWGYNAGVTTHTLETHIYRLRQKIEPDPSNARLLVTESGGYRLVA, from the coding sequence ATGAGCACCCTGAAGAAGATCCTTCTGGTGGACGACGATACCGACCTGCGCGAAGCCCTGAGCGAGCAGCTGGTGATGACAGAGGATTTCGACGTGTTCGAGGCCGGAAGCGGCGTCGAGGCGATGGAGAAGGCGCGCTCGGCGATCTACGAGCTGGTGATTCTCGATGTGGGCCTGCCCGATACCGACGGGCGCGAGCTGTGCCGGCTGATGCGCAAGCAGGGGGTCAAATGCCCGATCCTGATGCTGACCGGGCATGACAGCGATGCCGATACCATCCTCGGGCTCGATTCGGGGGCCAATGACTATGTGGTGAAACCGTTCAAGTTTCCGGTGCTTCTGGCCCGGATCCGCGCCCAGCTGCGTCAGCATGAACAATCCGAGGATGCGGTGTTCCAGCTCGGACCCTACACCTTCAAGCCCGCGATGAAGATGCTGATCACCGAAGACGACCGCAAGATCCGGCTGACCGAGAAGGAAACCAACATCCTGAAGTTCCTCTATCGCGCCTCGGAAGGGGTGGTGGCGCGCGACGTGCTGCTGCACGAGGTCTGGGGCTATAATGCCGGGGTGACGACGCATACGCTCGAAACCCATATCTACCGGCTGCGCCAGAAGATCGAGCCCGATCCGTCCAATGCCCGGCTTCTGGTCACCGAATCCGGCGGCTACCGTCTGGTCGCCTGA
- the aroC gene encoding chorismate synthase — protein MSLNTFGHLFRVTTWGESHGPALGATVDGCPPGIAVDVAMLQHWLDRRRPGQSRFTTQRQEPDAVEILSGVFEGQSTGTPIQLMIRNTDQRSKDYGEIARSFRPGHADITYWQKYGIRDYRGGGRSSARETAARVAAGGVARAALAALVPNLKITGYMVQIGPHAIDRARFDTDEIERNPFWAPDRLAASEWEGYIDALRKAGNSVGAVVEVVASGVPAGLGAPIYGKLDTDLAAAMMSINAVKGVEIGDGMAVAALSGVENADEITMGPDGPVYASNHAGGVLGGISTGQDVVVRFAVKPTSSILTPRRSVTVAGESTEVVTKGRHDPCVGIRAVPVGEAMMACVLLDHLLLHRGQIGESRGRIG, from the coding sequence ATGAGCCTGAACACCTTCGGCCATCTGTTCCGCGTCACCACCTGGGGCGAAAGCCACGGACCCGCGCTTGGCGCGACGGTCGACGGCTGTCCGCCCGGCATCGCGGTCGATGTGGCGATGCTGCAGCACTGGCTCGACCGGCGGCGGCCCGGCCAGAGCCGCTTTACCACCCAGCGCCAGGAGCCCGATGCCGTCGAGATCCTGTCGGGCGTGTTCGAGGGACAAAGCACCGGCACGCCGATCCAGCTCATGATCCGCAATACCGACCAGCGCTCGAAGGATTACGGCGAGATTGCCCGGAGCTTCCGGCCCGGCCATGCCGACATCACCTACTGGCAGAAATACGGTATCCGCGACTATCGCGGCGGCGGCCGCTCCTCGGCGCGCGAGACCGCGGCCCGGGTCGCGGCGGGCGGCGTGGCGCGGGCCGCGCTGGCGGCGCTGGTGCCGAACCTGAAGATCACCGGCTACATGGTGCAGATCGGTCCCCATGCCATCGACCGCGCCCGCTTCGACACCGACGAGATCGAGCGCAATCCGTTCTGGGCGCCCGACAGGCTGGCGGCCTCGGAATGGGAAGGCTATATCGACGCGCTGCGCAAGGCCGGCAATTCGGTCGGCGCGGTGGTCGAGGTCGTGGCCTCGGGCGTGCCCGCGGGGCTCGGCGCACCGATCTATGGCAAGCTCGACACCGATCTGGCGGCCGCGATGATGAGCATCAATGCGGTGAAGGGCGTCGAGATCGGCGATGGCATGGCGGTGGCCGCGCTGAGCGGGGTCGAGAATGCCGACGAGATCACCATGGGCCCTGACGGGCCGGTCTATGCCTCGAACCATGCCGGCGGCGTTCTCGGGGGCATCTCGACCGGGCAGGACGTGGTGGTCCGTTTCGCGGTCAAGCCGACCTCGTCGATCCTGACACCCCGGCGGAGCGTCACTGTCGCGGGCGAGTCGACCGAGGTGGTGACCAAGGGGCGCCACGACCCCTGTGTCGGCATTCGGGCGGTGCCGGTGGGCGAGGCGATGATGGCCTGCGTCCTGCTCGATCATCTGCTGCTGCATCGCGGCCAGATCGGCGAAAGCCGGGGCCGGATCGGCTGA
- the thiB gene encoding thiamine ABC transporter substrate binding subunit: MRIPFIAAALAAAALPASAEDRPVLTIYTYESFVAEWGPGPIVEAAFEATCGCELNFVAAGDGAALLARLRLEGTRSRADLVLGLDTNLTAAAAETGLFAPHSQDPDRLDLPVAWDDPLFLPYDWSYFAFVYDRTRLAEPPTSFEALIAAPGDLKIVIQDPRSSTPGLGLLFWIKAAYGDRAPGIWEGLAPHILTVTKGWTESYGLFIDGEADMALSYTTSPAYHLIAEDDDTKAAARFDEGHYLQIEVAGILASSDQPELARQFLDFMLSEPFQAAIPTTNWMYPAATPEAGLPAGFETLIQPDTALLFPPDEAARIRNEALAEWRDALSR, translated from the coding sequence ATGCGTATCCCATTCATTGCAGCGGCTCTCGCCGCAGCCGCCCTGCCCGCATCCGCGGAAGACCGGCCCGTGCTGACGATCTACACCTATGAAAGCTTCGTGGCCGAATGGGGCCCCGGCCCGATCGTCGAGGCCGCTTTCGAGGCGACATGCGGCTGCGAGCTGAATTTCGTGGCCGCAGGCGATGGCGCGGCGCTCCTGGCCCGGCTCCGGCTCGAAGGCACGCGCAGCCGGGCCGATCTGGTGCTGGGCCTCGACACCAACCTCACCGCAGCCGCCGCCGAAACCGGGCTGTTCGCGCCCCATAGCCAGGACCCCGACCGGCTCGACCTGCCGGTCGCCTGGGACGACCCGCTGTTCCTGCCCTATGACTGGAGCTATTTCGCCTTCGTCTATGACAGGACCCGGCTGGCCGAGCCGCCGACGAGCTTCGAGGCGCTGATCGCCGCGCCAGGGGATCTGAAGATCGTGATCCAGGACCCGCGCAGCTCGACCCCGGGGCTGGGGCTCCTGTTCTGGATCAAGGCCGCCTATGGCGACCGCGCACCCGGGATCTGGGAAGGGCTTGCGCCGCATATCCTGACCGTCACCAAGGGCTGGACAGAATCCTATGGCCTGTTCATCGACGGCGAGGCCGACATGGCGCTGTCCTACACCACCTCGCCCGCCTATCACCTGATCGCCGAAGATGACGATACCAAGGCCGCCGCGCGCTTCGACGAGGGCCATTACCTGCAGATCGAGGTGGCCGGCATCCTGGCCTCGTCCGACCAACCCGAGCTGGCGCGGCAATTCCTCGACTTCATGCTGAGCGAGCCGTTCCAGGCAGCGATCCCCACCACCAACTGGATGTATCCCGCAGCCACGCCTGAAGCCGGGCTGCCGGCGGGCTTCGAGACCCTGATCCAGCCCGATACCGCGCTGCTCTTCCCCCCGGACGAGGCCGCGCGGATCCGGAACGAGGCCCTCGCCGAATGGCGCGACGCGCTCAGCCGCTAG
- a CDS encoding zinc ribbon domain-containing protein YjdM, protein MTDTLPPCPECASSFTYQLDALLSCPECGHEWAPDANEPSAEAGSGIRDSVGNLLQDGDTVTVIKSLKVKGASAPLKVGTKVRGIRLVAGDHDIDCTIPGFGKMGLKSQFVKKVQD, encoded by the coding sequence ATGACAGATACCCTGCCCCCCTGCCCCGAATGCGCCTCGAGCTTCACCTATCAGCTCGATGCGCTGCTGAGCTGTCCGGAATGCGGCCATGAATGGGCGCCGGATGCAAATGAACCCTCCGCGGAGGCCGGGTCCGGCATCCGCGATAGCGTCGGCAACCTGCTGCAGGATGGCGATACCGTGACCGTGATCAAGAGCCTCAAGGTCAAGGGCGCCTCGGCGCCGCTCAAGGTCGGCACCAAGGTGCGTGGCATCCGTCTGGTCGCGGGCGATCACGATATCGACTGCACCATCCCGGGCTTCGGCAAGATGGGCCTCAAATCGCAATTCGTGAAGAAGGTGCAGGACTAG
- the ribA gene encoding GTP cyclohydrolase II — protein MRLGPGSTERLARARGDLRMGVPVVVGPLVVVAAETLTPERLAALRALGGTPVLAITARRAETLKARPYDGDIARLLLPGEVGTDWVRAVADPADDLDKPLLGPFTSARGGAAEAHRAAIALAKSARLLPAVLTLAPDAPEALAGAEGLTRVTLEEAALARAEGTTLAEVVSARVPLEVSKAGRLHVFRPADGNEEHYAVEIGSPPRGEPVLARLHSACFTGDLIGSLKCDCGAQLRAALAQMGAEGAGVLLYLNQEGRGIGLANKMRAYSLQDQGFDTVEANHRLGFEDDERDFRIGAAILREMGFSAVRLMTNNPAKIEMMRARGVEVTERVPLKVGHTPENARYLAVKAQKSGHLL, from the coding sequence ATGCGTCTTGGCCCCGGCAGCACCGAAAGACTGGCCCGCGCCCGCGGCGATCTCAGGATGGGGGTTCCCGTGGTGGTGGGGCCGCTGGTCGTCGTCGCGGCCGAGACCCTGACGCCCGAACGGCTGGCGGCGCTGCGCGCGCTGGGGGGCACGCCGGTGCTGGCGATCACCGCAAGGCGGGCCGAAACCCTGAAGGCACGGCCCTATGACGGCGATATCGCGCGGCTTCTGCTGCCCGGCGAGGTCGGCACCGACTGGGTGCGCGCTGTGGCCGACCCGGCCGACGATCTCGACAAGCCGCTGCTCGGCCCCTTCACCTCGGCCCGGGGCGGCGCGGCCGAGGCCCATCGCGCGGCCATCGCTCTGGCCAAGTCGGCGCGGCTGCTGCCCGCGGTCCTGACCCTCGCGCCGGACGCGCCCGAGGCGCTGGCCGGGGCCGAGGGGCTGACCCGCGTCACCCTCGAGGAGGCAGCGCTGGCCCGGGCCGAGGGCACGACGCTGGCCGAGGTGGTCTCGGCACGGGTGCCGCTCGAGGTCTCGAAGGCGGGGCGGCTGCATGTCTTCCGCCCGGCCGATGGCAACGAAGAGCATTACGCCGTCGAGATCGGCAGCCCGCCCCGTGGCGAACCGGTTCTGGCCCGGCTGCATTCGGCCTGTTTCACCGGCGATCTGATCGGCAGCCTGAAATGCGATTGCGGCGCGCAGCTGCGGGCCGCGCTGGCACAGATGGGGGCCGAGGGCGCAGGCGTGCTGCTCTATCTCAACCAGGAGGGGCGCGGCATCGGGCTGGCCAACAAGATGCGGGCCTATTCGCTGCAGGATCAGGGCTTCGACACGGTCGAGGCCAATCACCGGCTGGGCTTCGAGGATGACGAGCGCGATTTCCGCATCGGCGCGGCGATCCTGCGCGAGATGGGCTTCTCGGCGGTGCGGCTGATGACCAACAACCCGGCCAAGATCGAGATGATGCGCGCCCGGGGCGTCGAGGTCACCGAGCGCGTGCCCCTCAAGGTGGGGCACACGCCCGAGAATGCCCGCTATCTGGCCGTCAAGGCGCAGAAATCCGGGCATCTTCTGTAA
- a CDS encoding L,D-transpeptidase, whose amino-acid sequence MPHTDDLVLTPTHLRFAGRRFACSIGRGGLTSDKREGDGATPRGLHRIVGMLYRPDRLLPPAPWARAIGPADLWSDDPDDPAYNGLVRAPHGFSHERLRRADPLYDLVLLTDWNWPDARPGKGSAIFLHQWRRPRYPTAGCIAFRRRDLHWIAARIRPGSRLIVP is encoded by the coding sequence ATGCCCCATACCGACGATCTTGTCCTGACCCCGACCCATCTGCGCTTTGCCGGGCGCCGCTTTGCCTGCAGCATCGGCCGGGGCGGGCTCACCTCCGACAAGCGCGAGGGCGATGGCGCGACGCCGCGCGGCCTGCACCGGATCGTGGGCATGCTCTACCGGCCCGACCGGCTGTTGCCGCCCGCGCCCTGGGCCCGCGCCATCGGGCCCGCCGATCTGTGGTCGGACGATCCGGACGATCCGGCCTATAACGGGCTCGTCCGCGCCCCGCATGGCTTCAGCCATGAGCGGCTGCGCCGGGCCGATCCGCTCTACGATCTGGTGCTGCTGACCGACTGGAACTGGCCCGATGCCCGGCCCGGCAAGGGCTCGGCCATCTTCCTGCATCAATGGCGACGGCCACGCTATCCGACAGCGGGCTGCATCGCCTTCCGCCGCCGCGATCTGCACTGGATCGCGGCCCGGATCCGACCTGGCAGCCGTCTTATCGTGCCCTGA
- a CDS encoding DEAD/DEAH box helicase: MIPSLSEALAERGFDTLTDVQKAVTAPELAGADLLVSAQTGSGKTVGFGLAIAPTLMGEEDRMGPPAAPLALVIAPTRELALQVQRELIWLYARAGGKVVSCVGGMDARDERRALDRGAHIVVGTPGRLRDHITRGALDLSDIRAVVLDEADEMLDLGFREDLEFMLGAAPAGRRTLLFSATVPPAIAELAKLYQRDAVRVTTLSRGSQHADIAYKAVQVTAADAEHAIINLLRFHDAPTAIVFANTRAAVSRLAARFANRGLSAVSLSGELSQDERSHALQAMRDGRARVCVATDVAARGIDLPNLDLVIHADLPSNTEALLHRSGRTGRAGRKGISALIVPDKLAKKAGRLLKWAKIEAEWILAPTPEEILALDETRLLADPIWEAEPTEAEAAFAVRLLAERSPETIAAACLRLYRAGLSAPEELNAPAAPGARPERPPFGPSVWFELSVGRDRRAEPRWLLPLVCRAGNLERSQIGRIQLQARTSLVEIAEAAVPGFVARIGPDGLLEDDVTAKRFDGPVEDTRGSRPKSDRPKSDRPKSDRPRSERPRPEVRSERAPRPQPAESAVPEASAPRPEAAGAPRVKPDFEARPTPRPERREDRSAKADAPKPKAPRREADAAPVERPRKPRHDAERSAPRSEASGPRAKEGRKDGWKDARKDERKDNRKDSRKDGRKDGWKDGPARGPKTGPKTGPKGASRDWPKDKRPAAGDAAPAERRRPDASDPSKRVERPGAPKGKGARPAGGAKRGAPKPGRGGNVPPRRPR; the protein is encoded by the coding sequence ATGATCCCGTCTCTTTCCGAAGCCCTCGCCGAACGCGGGTTCGACACGCTGACCGACGTGCAGAAGGCCGTCACCGCCCCCGAGCTTGCCGGGGCCGATCTCCTGGTCTCGGCCCAGACCGGCTCGGGCAAGACGGTGGGCTTCGGCCTTGCCATCGCGCCGACGCTGATGGGCGAGGAGGACCGGATGGGGCCGCCCGCGGCACCGCTGGCCCTTGTCATCGCGCCGACCCGCGAACTGGCCCTGCAGGTCCAGCGAGAACTGATCTGGCTTTATGCCCGGGCGGGAGGGAAGGTCGTGTCCTGCGTGGGCGGCATGGATGCCCGCGACGAGCGCCGGGCGCTCGACCGGGGCGCGCATATCGTCGTCGGCACGCCCGGGCGGCTGCGCGACCATATCACCCGCGGCGCGCTCGATCTGTCCGACATCCGTGCGGTGGTGCTGGACGAGGCCGACGAGATGCTCGATCTCGGCTTCCGCGAGGATCTCGAATTCATGCTGGGCGCGGCCCCGGCCGGGAGGCGCACGCTGTTGTTCTCGGCGACGGTGCCGCCCGCGATCGCCGAGCTTGCCAAGCTTTACCAGCGCGACGCGGTCCGGGTGACGACGCTGTCGCGGGGCAGCCAGCATGCCGATATCGCCTACAAGGCGGTGCAGGTGACGGCGGCCGATGCCGAACATGCCATCATCAACCTGTTGCGCTTCCACGATGCGCCCACCGCCATCGTCTTTGCCAATACCCGGGCCGCAGTCAGCCGTCTGGCGGCGCGCTTTGCCAACCGGGGCCTGTCGGCGGTGAGCCTCTCGGGCGAGCTCAGCCAGGACGAGCGCAGCCATGCGCTCCAGGCGATGCGCGACGGCCGGGCGCGGGTCTGCGTGGCGACCGATGTGGCCGCGCGCGGCATCGACCTGCCCAATCTCGATCTGGTGATCCATGCCGATCTGCCCAGCAATACCGAGGCGCTGCTGCACCGTTCGGGCCGCACCGGCCGGGCCGGGCGCAAGGGGATCTCGGCGCTGATCGTGCCCGACAAGCTGGCCAAGAAGGCGGGGCGGCTGTTGAAATGGGCCAAGATCGAGGCCGAATGGATCCTGGCGCCGACGCCCGAGGAAATCCTCGCGCTCGACGAGACCCGTCTGCTGGCCGATCCGATCTGGGAGGCCGAACCGACCGAGGCCGAGGCTGCCTTTGCCGTCCGTCTTCTGGCCGAGCGCAGCCCCGAGACGATCGCGGCCGCCTGCCTGAGGCTCTACCGCGCCGGGCTTTCCGCGCCCGAGGAGCTGAACGCCCCCGCCGCGCCCGGTGCGCGCCCCGAGCGTCCGCCTTTCGGGCCCTCGGTCTGGTTCGAGCTGTCGGTCGGGCGCGACCGCCGGGCCGAGCCGCGCTGGCTGTTGCCGCTGGTCTGCCGGGCCGGAAATCTCGAACGGTCGCAGATCGGCCGCATTCAGCTCCAGGCAAGGACCTCGCTGGTCGAGATCGCCGAGGCCGCGGTGCCGGGTTTTGTCGCGCGGATCGGTCCGGACGGGCTGCTCGAGGACGATGTCACCGCCAAACGCTTCGACGGCCCGGTCGAGGATACCCGCGGGTCCCGCCCGAAATCGGATCGTCCGAAATCCGACCGCCCGAAATCTGACCGTCCGCGTTCCGAGCGGCCCCGGCCGGAAGTCCGGTCCGAGCGCGCGCCGCGCCCGCAGCCTGCCGAATCAGCCGTGCCCGAAGCTTCGGCGCCCCGCCCCGAGGCTGCCGGGGCGCCCCGGGTCAAACCCGATTTCGAGGCCCGGCCGACGCCCCGCCCAGAGCGGCGCGAGGACCGTTCCGCCAAAGCGGATGCGCCGAAGCCCAAGGCGCCCCGGCGCGAAGCCGATGCCGCACCGGTCGAGCGGCCGCGCAAGCCGCGCCATGACGCCGAACGTTCCGCCCCACGCAGCGAGGCCAGCGGCCCGCGTGCGAAAGAGGGTCGGAAGGATGGCTGGAAGGATGCCCGCAAGGACGAGCGCAAGGATAATCGCAAGGACAGCCGCAAGGACGGACGGAAAGACGGCTGGAAGGACGGACCCGCGCGCGGCCCGAAAACCGGTCCGAAAACCGGCCCGAAAGGCGCCTCGAGGGACTGGCCGAAGGACAAGCGTCCTGCAGCGGGCGATGCGGCTCCGGCCGAGCGGCGCCGGCCCGATGCCTCCGACCCCTCGAAGCGGGTCGAGCGTCCTGGCGCGCCGAAGGGCAAGGGGGCGAGGCCCGCTGGCGGGGCCAAGCGCGGTGCTCCGAAGCCCGGTCGCGGCGGCAACGTGCCGCCCCGGCGTCCGCGCTGA
- a CDS encoding ABC transporter permease subunit, which produces MARRAQPLGTATGIGIGTAALALTLALGTILAVAWRAEPGGAGLGAADLAAVRFTLLQALASAALSSLLAVPVARALARRRFPGRGVLITLLGAPFILPVIVAVMGLLAVFGRSGLLSTALAPLGLGPVDIYGPGGVVLAHVFFNLPLATRLVLQGWLAIPAERFRLAAALGFGPADRFRHLERPMLREVLPGTFLVVFLICLTSFAVALTLGGGPRATTVELAIYQAFRFEFDLGRAAWLALIQVGISVAAALVAFAIAVPGAFGPGLDRPVPQIGPDGRWLRLQDMACLALAALFLILPLAMVALRGLPGLPGLPASVYAAALRSLAVALGSAALTLALALPMAIAIDRLGGLTGRTIQAAGTLTIAASPLVMGTGLFILLFPLADPRLLALPVTATVNAAMSLPFALRALVPAVAEAERGHGRLADSLGMTGRARLRLMLLPRLRRPIGFTLGLAAALSMGDLGVIALFSDPGHATLPLQLYGLMTAYRMESAAAAALLLLALSLGLFWIFDRGGRARAEP; this is translated from the coding sequence ATGGCGCGACGCGCTCAGCCGCTAGGCACTGCAACCGGGATCGGGATCGGCACCGCCGCACTGGCGCTGACGCTCGCGCTCGGCACCATCCTGGCCGTGGCCTGGCGCGCCGAGCCGGGCGGGGCCGGGCTTGGCGCCGCCGATCTGGCGGCGGTGCGCTTCACGCTTCTCCAGGCGCTCGCCTCGGCCGCGCTCAGCAGTCTGCTGGCGGTACCGGTGGCCCGGGCGCTGGCCCGGCGCCGCTTTCCGGGCCGGGGCGTGCTGATCACCCTTCTGGGCGCGCCCTTCATCCTGCCGGTCATCGTCGCGGTGATGGGACTTCTGGCCGTCTTCGGCCGCAGCGGCCTTCTGTCGACCGCGCTCGCGCCGCTCGGACTGGGCCCCGTCGACATCTACGGACCCGGGGGCGTCGTGCTGGCTCATGTCTTCTTCAACCTGCCGCTTGCCACGCGGCTGGTCCTGCAGGGCTGGCTCGCGATCCCGGCCGAACGGTTCCGGCTGGCGGCCGCCCTCGGCTTCGGCCCCGCCGACCGCTTTCGTCATCTCGAGCGTCCGATGCTGCGCGAAGTCCTGCCCGGCACATTCCTCGTCGTCTTCCTGATCTGCCTGACCAGCTTCGCGGTCGCCCTGACGCTGGGCGGCGGCCCCCGCGCAACCACGGTCGAGCTGGCGATCTATCAGGCCTTCCGCTTCGAATTCGACCTGGGCCGTGCCGCCTGGCTGGCGCTGATCCAGGTCGGGATCTCGGTCGCGGCCGCACTTGTTGCCTTCGCCATCGCGGTGCCGGGCGCCTTCGGCCCGGGGCTCGACAGACCCGTGCCGCAGATCGGGCCGGACGGACGCTGGCTGCGGCTGCAGGACATGGCCTGCCTCGCGCTGGCCGCGCTGTTCCTGATCCTGCCGCTTGCCATGGTGGCGCTGCGCGGCCTGCCGGGCCTGCCCGGCCTGCCCGCCTCTGTCTATGCCGCGGCACTGCGCTCGCTGGCCGTGGCGCTCGGCTCGGCCGCGCTGACACTGGCGCTGGCGCTGCCGATGGCCATCGCCATCGACCGGCTCGGCGGTCTCACCGGCCGGACGATCCAGGCGGCGGGAACGCTCACCATCGCCGCCTCGCCTCTGGTGATGGGAACCGGGCTGTTCATCCTGCTCTTCCCGCTGGCCGATCCGAGGCTTCTGGCACTGCCGGTCACCGCGACCGTCAATGCCGCGATGAGCCTGCCCTTCGCGCTGCGTGCGCTGGTGCCGGCCGTGGCCGAGGCCGAACGCGGCCATGGCCGCCTCGCCGACAGCCTCGGCATGACCGGGCGCGCGCGGCTCCGGCTGATGCTGCTGCCGCGCCTCCGTCGGCCCATCGGCTTCACGCTCGGACTGGCGGCGGCGCTGTCGATGGGCGATCTGGGGGTGATCGCGCTGTTTTCAGACCCGGGCCATGCCACCCTGCCCTTGCAGCTTTACGGGCTGATGACGGCCTACCGGATGGAGAGCGCCGCCGCCGCCGCCCTTTTGCTGCTGGCGCTCAGCCTCGGGCTGTTCTGGATCTTCGACCGCGGAGGACGCGCCCGTGCTGAGCCTTGA
- a CDS encoding exodeoxyribonuclease III has protein sequence MPFTLATWNINSVRLRAPLVARLMEEEAPDILCLQECKCPVDKLPLEAFAPLGYTHVVARGQKGYNGVAILSKLPLEDAGSVDFAGLDQARHVAARLENGVLLHNFYVPAGGDVPDREVNVKFGQKLDFLSEMRDFFRDSRPERAILVGDLNIAPGEEDVWSHKQLLKIVSHTPVEVDHLGAAQEAGGWVDVTRAHIPEGKLYSWWSYRARDWDAADKGRRLDHLWATPDIAGAAADSRILRPVRGWDKPSDHVPVFARFDL, from the coding sequence ATGCCCTTCACCCTTGCCACCTGGAACATCAATTCGGTCCGCCTGCGTGCCCCGCTGGTCGCCCGTCTGATGGAGGAGGAGGCGCCCGACATCCTCTGTTTGCAGGAATGCAAATGCCCGGTCGACAAGCTGCCGCTCGAGGCCTTCGCGCCGCTCGGCTATACCCATGTCGTGGCGCGCGGACAAAAGGGCTATAACGGCGTCGCGATCCTGTCGAAGCTGCCGCTCGAGGATGCCGGTTCGGTCGATTTCGCCGGGCTCGACCAGGCCCGGCATGTGGCCGCTCGGCTGGAAAACGGCGTGCTGCTGCATAATTTCTACGTTCCCGCGGGCGGCGATGTGCCGGACCGCGAGGTGAACGTCAAATTCGGCCAGAAGCTCGATTTTCTCTCAGAGATGCGCGATTTCTTCCGCGACAGCCGCCCCGAGCGCGCGATCCTGGTCGGCGATCTCAACATCGCGCCCGGCGAGGAGGATGTCTGGTCGCACAAGCAGCTTCTCAAGATCGTGAGCCATACGCCCGTCGAGGTCGATCACCTCGGCGCGGCGCAGGAGGCGGGCGGCTGGGTCGACGTGACCCGGGCGCATATTCCCGAAGGCAAGCTCTATTCCTGGTGGTCCTATCGCGCGCGCGACTGGGATGCCGCCGACAAGGGGCGCAGGCTCGACCATCTCTGGGCGACGCCCGACATTGCCGGGGCGGCTGCTGACAGCCGGATCCTGAGGCCGGTGCGCGGCTGGGACAAGCCCTCTGACCATGTGCCGGTTTTCGCGCGCTTCGACCTGTAG
- the trxA gene encoding thioredoxin, whose protein sequence is MLELGGKTTETGGAGEALIKEVTEASFMADVIEASQEVPVIVDFWATWCGPCKTLGPMLEQAVTAAGGKVRMAKVDVDRNQTIAAQLRIQSIPTVYAFYQGQPVDGFQGALPASEVQAFVERVAAMGGDGGLAEAVAAAEELLAEGAAVEAAQTFAAILGEDPKNAAAYGGLARAHLALGEVDQAEQFLAAVLPEIAGAPEVEAARAQVALARQAAEAGPVAELRAAVDQDPDDHAARFELAKALHAGGEVEAAVDELLELFRRDREWNDGAAKAQLFTIFEALRPQDPIVLKGRRKLSSMIFA, encoded by the coding sequence ATGCTGGAACTGGGTGGCAAGACCACGGAGACGGGCGGGGCCGGGGAGGCCCTGATCAAGGAGGTCACCGAAGCGAGCTTCATGGCCGATGTGATCGAGGCCTCGCAGGAGGTGCCGGTGATCGTCGATTTCTGGGCGACCTGGTGCGGCCCCTGCAAGACGCTGGGCCCGATGCTGGAACAGGCGGTGACCGCGGCGGGCGGCAAGGTGCGGATGGCCAAGGTCGATGTCGACCGCAACCAGACCATCGCGGCGCAGCTCAGGATCCAGTCGATCCCGACGGTCTATGCCTTCTATCAGGGCCAGCCGGTCGACGGCTTCCAGGGCGCGCTGCCCGCCTCCGAGGTCCAGGCCTTTGTCGAGCGCGTGGCGGCGATGGGCGGCGATGGCGGGCTTGCCGAGGCGGTGGCCGCCGCCGAGGAGCTTCTGGCCGAGGGCGCCGCGGTCGAGGCCGCGCAGACCTTCGCCGCGATCCTCGGCGAGGATCCGAAGAATGCCGCCGCCTATGGCGGGCTCGCGCGCGCGCATCTGGCGCTGGGCGAAGTCGATCAGGCCGAACAGTTCCTGGCGGCGGTGCTGCCCGAGATCGCCGGGGCACCCGAGGTCGAGGCGGCCCGGGCCCAGGTCGCGCTGGCGCGCCAGGCCGCCGAGGCCGGGCCCGTGGCCGAGCTGCGCGCCGCGGTCGATCAAGATCCCGACGATCACGCGGCGCGCTTCGAGCTTGCCAAGGCGCTCCATGCCGGGGGCGAGGTCGAGGCCGCGGTCGACGAATTGCTGGAGCTGTTCCGCCGCGACCGCGAGTGGAATGACGGGGCCGCGAAAGCCCAGCTCTTCACCATTTTCGAGGCGCTCCGGCCGCAGGATCCCATCGTGCTGAAAGGCCGCCGGAAACTGTCCTCGATGATATTTGCCTGA